The stretch of DNA GAACAACACGAAAACCGCTCTCGCCAAGGTCCTGGCCGGACTACACCCACCGACGGCCGGGTTCATTCGATACAACGATATGAGTCTGGTCGAGGTGAGCCGCGACTCGATCAGCCGGGTTCGCGGACTTGTCCTCGATTCCCATCCCACGTTGCTGGACGGAACGCTCGAAGAGAACATCACTCTTGGCCGTCCCACGATCGACTACCAAGACCTCCAATGGGCGCTCCGGTTCGTCGAACTGGACCACGACATCGATGCGCTGCCGCAGGGATTGAACACGCGCGTGTCCAGCCTGGACAACACCCTCTCCATGAGTCAGATTCTGCGGCTCCTCGTCGCCCGAGCGATTGTGATACGGCCGCAATTGCTGATCTTCGACGGCACGCTCCACAACATGCTGCCGGCCACACGTGAAGTGCTGCTTCGCCGCCTCTGCGCCAAAGACGAACCCTGGTCGGTCATCTTCCTGTCCAACGATCCGAACTTCTCGGCCTTTGTGGATCGTCGAATCTCGCTCGATTCATGAACACAGCCACACAGCCTGGGACAGAACCGTTTGACCGCCCCTCTATGCGTTTTGTAGAATGGGCGCCGTGCACAGGGACAAACCGCTGCGTGAAGGAACTGTTTCCGCTCCATGACTGTGACCCGCCCATGGGCCTCCGTAGTCATCCCCATCAAGGATGAGCGCGACAATCTGGTACCCCTGACTGAGCAACTTGTGAAAGTCCTGGACGGCCGGGAGGAGTCGCGATCGGCTCCGTTCGAATTGATCTTCATTAACGACGGCAGCTCGGACGGCAGTGCGGACATCCTCGACGGACTGGCCGCTCAATACCGCACCGTGAAGGTCTTTCACTTTGATCGGAACTACGGGCAATCGGCGGCGTTCGATGCCGGGTTTAAGCAATCGACTGGGGAATTGGTCATGACCATCGACGGCGATCTGCAAAACGATCCAGCGGATATCGCCACGTTGCTCCCGCACATCAAGACCTTCGACCTCGTCTGCGGCTGGCGAAAAGACCGCCACGACAACCTCACGCGCAAGATTTCCTCCCGCATTGCCAACAACGTCCGCAGCGCGGTTACCGGTGATCGGGTGCACGACACCGGCTGTTCGCTCAAGCTATTCCGCCGCCCGGTGGTGGAAAAAATGCAGCTCTTCGAGGGCATGCACCGCTTCTTTCCAGCCCTCGCCTTGATGCACGGGTTCACCGTCACCGAAGTGCCGGTGCGCCACTATCCACGCACCCGGGGCACGTCGAAGTATGGCGTGGGCAACCGCCTCTTCAAAGGCCTGTACGATCTGGTGGCTGTGCGATGGATGCAGCACCGGTGCCTGCGCTACCAATACCGTACCGCTCCGACGACATCATCGCCTTCGGTCTCGGCCCCCACACGACTATGACACTCGACACCATCTGGCTGATTATCGGATTCCTAGGGCAGGGAATCTTCTTTATGCGCTGGGTCGTCCAGTGGATCGCCTCCGAGCGCCATGCGGAAAGTCGCGTGCCGACCGCCTTCTGGTACATGAGTATGATCGGCGGGCTGATTACACTCGCCTATGCGATCTATCGGCAGGATCCTGTCTTCATCGCCGGGCAAAGCATCGGCAGTATCGTCTATCTCCGCAACCTCATGCTGATTCACCGTCCCAACCACACCGACTCCGGCACGGCATCCCCGGCGACCAAATCCTAATGGAACTTCACATGAACGGACAGCACCCGTCCTCGCAGACGCCGGCGCAGGCCGACCGATCGATCCAACCGTTGGCGCTCGTCCTGCTATTGGCTCTGGCGGCCGTGCTCTTCTTTGTTGGACTTGGTTCCCTCGGGCTGACCGATCGAGATGAGGGGCGGAACGCCGAGGCCGGCCGTGAAATGTACGAAACGGGCAATTACATCAGCCCCACATTCAATTACGAGCCGCGCTTCGCCAAACCGGTGTTTGTCTATTGGTTGATGAGCCTCTCCTATCACGTCTTCGGGGTGAGTGAATTCGCCGCGCGCTTCCCGTCGGCCATCTTCGGTATTGGGCTCATCCTGCTCCAATATCTCTTTCTGACGCGCTGCCGAGGACCGGTGGTGGGCCTCTTCGGCGCGGCCATGCTGTTACTGAACCTGGAAATCATCGGCCTCAGCCGGATGGCACTGACCGACAGCGTGTTGATCTTCTTCACGACCCTGTCGCTCTATGGATTCTGGCTGGGCTTATATGGGGAAGGCCGTGAACGCCACTACCTGTGGCTCTTCTACATCGGCATGGCGCTGGCAACCCTGACGAAAGGCCCGATCGGGTTTCTGATTCCCATGTTGGCCGTGGGATTGTACCTGTGGCTCACCCGTTCCTGGTCACACTTCTGGCGTCAGGGGTTTCCCATTCCCGGCCTCGTACTGTTTCTACTCCTGGCGTTGCCCTGGTACCTCATGATGCTGAATATTCATGGACAGCGGTATACGACCTCGGCGCAGGGCGACACAATCGGCCGGTTCTTCGGCACCATGGAAGGACACGGCGGCACGCTCCTCTTTTACCTCCCCGTGTTCCTGCTTGGATTTTTCCCCTGGAGCAGCCTGCTGCCCTTCGCCTGGTACCAGGCCTATCGCAGCTGGAAGGACTCGAAACAATCCGGCGCGCTGCCCCCGTCGCAGACCTCGGTGTTGGATGTCCATCCTTTGCCCCACGCGCTCGAATGGTTCACGGCCGCCTGGATTCTGGGAGGATTGGTGTTTTTCAGCCTGTCCTCAACCCGCTTGCCGCATTACATCGGTCCGCTGTTTCCCGCGGCGGCGATTTTGACGGCCTCCTACTGGAACCGCTGCGTGACCAACCAGACGACTCCGGGCCTGCGTGCCGCAATCCACACGATGACAGCCGTCGGCTGCATCTTGGCGCTGGCCTTTGCCTCGTTGCCGCCCCTCTACGCCAAATTCGCAGGGAAACTAGTCGATGAATTCCCCCTCGCAGGGCAAGTGACGCTTGGACCAGGCCCCTATACCGTTGCCTCGATCTTCCTGCTGGGAATGGGCCTGATTGCCTATTTTGGATTCAGCGAAACGAGGCGACCGGCCGTATTCTGGGTTGCCGGTGGATCACTGGCCCTCGTCGTACTCGCCGCCACACAGCTGACTTTTCCGCTGGTGAACCACTTTGTCATCGAACCGCCCCAACAATTGGCAGAAGTCGCAGGCGTCAATCTCGGGCCCAACGACCGGCTAATCCTCTACGGACAACCACGCCCCTCTTTGGTGTTTTACGCGAAGCGGAAAGCTATCGTGGTGCCGAAGAATGAAGAAGCGAACATCAAACCCTATCTGACTCAACCCGGACGCACCATGATCCTCTTACCGGCGGCGCTGAGAAATAGATTGCCGTTCGAAACGATGGACTACCCGGTTCTGCTCGAACGGTACGGCTACATCTTGCTGGCCAACCAATCGCTGATCCATGTGCCGGAAGAGGCGGAGCAGCCGCCGATTCGCATTCCAGGACATTGACATCCTGCTCACTCTCTCTTCACTGCAACGGCACAAGCCCTTTACACGCCTGGATCACGACCACCACAGCAAGAACTCCTCCCGCATAAAGGACGTGGCCTGAGGAGGACGGCGAGGCCGCCACGCACGCGTCCGTATAGGCGACTCTCCCATTCCATCGTGCGAAACACAATAATCCGGCCAAGCCGATGATGACCGGTGCGCCGGTCACGACACCTAACCCCAGTCCGACCAGACCTTCTGCCGCTGCAACTCTCGTCATATCACCGTCGCTCGCCGGATTCCGACGTCCTCCCATTCGCAACGCCACACCTCCGACTACCAGCATGATCCCGGAGGCAAGCAGGATGTGATCCGTCAGCGGATCCACGATTCGATGTGTCAACACCCAAAATAGGCCCGTGAGCAACAGGACCACTGGGGCGATACGAACTAGCGCCTGCGCACAAGATCGTCCCCACCAGCGCAGCGGACCATTAAAAATCGAGCCCACCACAAACCCCAACACCATCCCCGCCACCACGTCACCCGGAAAATGGGAGCCACGCCAGACCCGGCTGGCTCCGACCCACGCGGCCAGGGCAAACGGCACCCATCGATACCGGGGTAACGCCCTTGCCAGCACAGTCACCACGGCCACGGTCGCGGAGGTATGGCCGGACGGAAACGAATCCAAACCGGAATCCAGCGATGGCCACCATTGCCACCCGCCCGAATGTGTCAGCCTGGGTCTCGGACGGCCGATGATGTGCTTCAGCCCGTTCACCAGTATTGCCACCACCCCATGCGCCAGGAGGCTATCCAGCGCCACGCGTGTGAGGGGCTGGCGCTTCGCCATGTACCCAATCCCCAGGAGCACGAGGCTGATGGTCACGAGCGTGCCACCATTGCCGAGCTTCTCGCCCAGATCACCTAACGATTGGAGCGCCGATAGATTGTGCGACCGAAGGAACCACAGGATGGGGATGTCGATATAAAACAGCGCCGCGAACGACCCAAGCAAGGCAATCACCGAGAGCAGGACCGCCGAGATCGGTGGGCTGGCCGGTGGTGGTTCAGGCTGCACCGTCACCGGCGCAGCCGACCCGTCACCTGATTCGATCATGGAACCCAATCGGCGAGAAACACATTGAACTCTCCGGGCTCCTTGGCACCTCGGTCCGACACCCATACCAGGGTCTTCCCGTCCGGCGAGAACATCGGAAAGCTGTTGAAGTGTCCATCGACCGTCAACCGCTCCTGACCGGATCCGTCTTCGTTGACCAGATAGAGGTGAAAATCCGGTCGCCCCGATGCGTTTCGCGTCTCCACATTGGACGCAAAAATCACCCGATGGCCGTCGGGATGGAAAAACGGCGAGAAGTTTGAGGCGCCGTTATTGGTCACCTGCTGCTTATTCGACCCGTCGGCATTCATGATGAAAATTTCCAGTCGTCCGGGCTCGACCAGATTTTGAGCCAGCAGCGCTTTGTACTGATCCAGCTCCTCCTGATTGCTTGGATGCTGGGCGCGATAGACGATTCGCTTGCTGTCGGGCGAGAAGAACGCGCCGCCGTCGTATCCGATCTCCTGCGTCAACCGTCGAGGGTGGGTCCCGTCCAGATCCATTGCGTAGATATCCAGATCCCCATCGCGCATGGAAGTCCATACGATGGTCTTGCCGTTGGGAGAGACTGTGGCTTCGGCATCGTACCCCGGCGTGTTCGTCAACCGTTGCGGGTCCAGCCCGTCGATCCGAACGGAAAAGAGATCGTAGTCATCCAACGCCCAGCGATACGCTCCGTCGCGCTTTGGCTTCGGAGGACAGTTGGGACCTCGCAGGTGGGTCGAGGAGTACAGGACCCGGCGATCGCCGGGAAAAAAATACCCGCAGGTCGTGGTGCCGGCACCGGTGCTGACCATCCGGATCTTGTCGCTTTCGAGATCCATCACGTACATTTGATAACAGCCGAGCGGGACGTCGGACGGATGCATCGCCGCGGCAAACGTGTCTTTCATCCAATTGTTCGTGGACTGGAAGATCAGTTTATTGCCGCTGAAGGAGAAGTAGGCCTCGGCATTTTGTCGGCCGAACGTCAGCTGCCGGATGTTCGTCAGATGTCGTTCGGACGAAGCAGCGGGTTTCGCCGGGGCCTGCGCACGTTTCGGCTCAGCTGCTGCCGGCGGAACCATCGAGGTGGCAACCAGCGCGAGTCCCAGCATCCCGATCATGGCCACCTTAACGTGTTTCAATTGGCACCTCTGCACTCATCATATCCTCCCAATCTCCCCGTGCAACCACGGCTCCTTCATGAAAAACCACATAACTCTGCCACCCGTAAAAAAACAAGAGTCGAGCCACACGCCCGAGCGCCTGGGGCGTCACTCCATACAGCAGGGTTACCACACTGCCGGGATACTCATCACGCCGACAGGAGACCAGCAACGCCATGGTGGCGCCTTCGTACGTCTTACCCGCCACGGAAAATCCGTCCTCGAGGAGACGGACTCGTTCGCCGCAAGAACGCAAGGCTTCTGCCGCCACCGGATTCTCGCGCGGATCGCCCAGCAACAGCAACGATCCCGGCGGCGCAGGCCGGTTACCCTCACGTGATTCAAGCACCGCCGTGCGCGCGGCACCAGGCTTCGCCGCTTCCTGCGCGGCGATACGCTGGAGGATGTCGCCGAACGGGCCCGGCCTCCCCGCGGCGTCTTGGGCCAAGACAACGGTTCGCTGGCCATCCGTCACATACAGATTCAGCATGGGAGCCATCTCGCTCCGTGCCACACGCCGGAACAGATGATAATCCGGATCCAACCGGACTGCCGACGGCGGCTCCGCAAGGGGCACGACCAGGTCCTGCTGTGCGGCGCTCAATGGAACGCGTACGCGCTGGGTGCGCCCCTCACTCAACACGAACTCCAGCTCCACTGACGCTCGATAAGGCTCGTCGCGCTGGGCGATATGGACCGTCGCCTCGATGACGTTCGCGTGGCCGGACGCGCCGGGGATACTCTGCGCTCGAAGGCCGGACAGGGCGAGTTCCGGTACACCGGCACGCTCGACCCACTGGGCAAAAAACCATCGCAGGTCGCGGCCCGCCTCTTCCTGAAAGATCCGCTCCACATCACTCCAATCGGCCACTGCTCCAAGATACCGTTCCGGAATGCGCTTTAGCGCCCGCCAAAATACCGCATCGCCCACTTCCTGTCTGAGCGCATGAAAGACCATGGCGGATTTCTGGTAGCCGATGGCATTGTCTTTCTCATCACGCTTTTGCGCAAAGCTCTTGAGCGGGTATCCTTCGTGGGGACGCACGTAGACGGAATAACCCAGCAACATCAACCGCCGTTGCTCACGAGCCTGCGCCTTGTCGCCGGTCAACTCGTGATAGTAGTAGTTGGACAGATAGGTCGTCAGCCCCTCCACCCAGTTGCCCTGGCTCACCCGGTTGAAGACCCCATTGCCGATCCAGGAATGCACGATCTCATGCCCCAACGCATATGGTTGCGTATAGTGCCGCTTGATGACCCCGCTTCCCAGCAGCGTGAAGGACGGCATGCCCAATCCGCTCGAGAAAAAGTTTTCGACGACGGCAAATTGTGAAAAGGGGTAGGCGCCCAGCAGCGGGATATAGGCGTCGAGATATCTGGCCGATGCATCGAGGTACTCATCGGCCAGCGCGGCCTCATCCGGGAAGAGATACGTCGCCAACTGAATCGACTGCCCGGATTGCGCCTTCCAGGCGCGAGTCTTGACCACAAACCGGTTGGCCACCACCGTCAACGCTTCACTCTTCGTCGACACCATCCATCTCGAGGCGTCGGCCTGGGCCGTGCCCTGCGTGACGGCGGCCCACCCTTCAGGCAACGTGATGTGTACATCATAGGTGGCCAGCGAATCGTCGAGGTCCGGGTACCACTGGCTCTCGCTGCTGAGATACACCCCCTCCGGACCGATGTGCCCGGCCGTTTCACTCGGCGTAACAAACCGGAGGTGGCGCGGATCTCGGGGCGGATCATCGATTACCCCATGGTAGACAAAATTGAGCCGTATCGCTCCCCCTGCCAGATTCGCAGGCGGCTGCTTCAGGATAATGCGCTGCGACTCCGCCTGACCTGACGCGCTATTCCTTACAAATGGAATCGAGGGGGCGGACTCGCAGGGATCCTGACAATGCGTGAGATCCTCGACCCGCTCCAACACGAGCGTCAGTGCAAGGGAAAATGCCAGTTCCTGCCCGGGAACTCCTCCCGCAACGGTCACTCGATCTGTGGCGACCAGTTGATGGGAATCAGGACGTAATTCAAGGGCCAGCTGATGATGTTCAATCGTCGGATGCTGGAGGACTGACTCAGCGAGTACAGGCGCAGGCAGGAAACAAATTGTGAGCAGACCCAAACGGATGAGGCGATACAAACCAGTCACCCTTCACCGGCACCTCGAGGTGGACGATGAAGATTAACACTCTCGACAGACCATCACAAGCTGGATAGCCATCAACGCCCGCTCCAAATCAATGGGCTTATCCAGCACCTCTTGCGGACCCAACGCCCAGGCCTCGGCCAATAAGGAGTCATTGTGATGTCCGCCCAAAATGATCGTCCGGCCGGCATAGTCTCGCGCCGCAAGCGCCCGCAAGACCTCGACCCCGTTCATCTCCGGCATAGCAAGATCCAGGATCAATAAATCCGGTGCCGAGTCGCCAATCAATCGTAACGCTTCGCGACCATCCTGCGCGGCTCGAACCTGGTAGCCGCGAAGGCTGAGAAACCGCACCAGGAGGTCGCGCGCCATCACATCATCATCAACCACAAGGATCTGCTCATCAGGAAGCTGATCCATCTCTTCCGCGGCACGGGACTGCTCAGATGAGGCCTGTCGCCTCGCCTGCTGCGCCACACGGTGGACGGCTCCGATGAGCACATCCAGCGACAACCCTTTTCGCAGGAAATCCGTGACGTGCAACTCGCGCGCTTGATTCTCCAACTGCTCCGTCGCGCCACCACCGAGGATAATCACCCCGGCGCGCGGGTCCTGCGCTCGGATTTCCTTGAGCACCGCCAAACCATCCATTTCCGGCATGCGCAAATCAAGGAGCGTCACCAGTGGACGAAGCTGTCGAAACAACACGACACCTTCACGTCCGCTGGTCGCAATACTGACCTGATACCCGTGACGGGCGAGTGCCATCTGCAATAGATCGCAGTGCAACCGATCATCGTCGATCACCAGTAACGTGCTCATCATCTTATCCTGTATGTGCCTCACGGCCAATGGCGACAAGGCCGCACAGCGGAAGCAGCCCGTTAGAGAAAGCCTAACATGGGCTCGACGGGATGAGAAGCAATTGAGTGAAAGCGTCTGAGTTGGGGCCGTTAGTGAGGGCTAGAACAACGCGTCGACAAATGCCTTGGCATCAAAGTCCTGCAGGTCCTCGACCGATTCTCCGACTCCGATCAGCCGAACCGGAATTTTGAACGTGTCGGCAATGGCCACCACGATGCCGCCACGCGCTGTGCCATCCAGCTTCGTCAGGGCGATTCCGGTCACCCCGACCGCCTCATGGAACTGCCTCGCTTGAGCAATGGCATTCTGCCCCACTGTCGCATCCAACACGAGCAACACTTCATGAGGCGCCCCCTGACACTCTTGCGCAACGATACGCTTGATCTTTCGCAACTCGTCCATCAGGTTTGTTTTGGTATGCAGCCGCCCAGCCGTATCGATCAACACGACATCTGAACCACGCGCTTTCGCAGCCGTTATCCCGTCATAGGCGACCGCAGCGGGATCCGCGCCCGGGCGATGGCGAATGACATCGACCTCGATGCGGTCCGCCCACACCTGCAATTGATCAATCGCGGCCGCCCGGAAGGTGTCGCCGGCCACGAGCAATGGTTTTTTCCCCTGTTGACGAAATCGTTGGGTCAACTTGGCCACCGTCGTCGTCTTGCCGACCCCGTTGACTCCCACAGCCAGAATCACAAAGGGGCGCGGCCCCTGTGCCACTAGTTGCTCCATCGAAGCGGATTGTGTCGGAAGAAGAATCTGCAGCACAGATTGTCGCAGGAGATCTCGCACTTTATCGGCCGAGGAGAAATTACCGCCCCGCATCTGGGCCCGCAGCTGCCCCATCACACGTTCCACGACCGGCATACCCAGGTCTGCACTGATCAGAGCCACCTCCAGCTCATCCAGCAGCGCCGGATCAGCCGCCCGCCCCAGGAGTCGATCCAGCTGTCCCGTGACCGCATCCCGTGTTTTGGAGAGCCCCGCACTTAGTTTCTGAAACCAACCCACCGCGCACCTCACCCTCTCGTCAAGTCATCAGAATGATTGATGAACGATCCGACCTAGGACTTGTCGTATACGGCGATCAAGTCCTGCATCATACCCGATCCGATCCGCGCGGCACCAATAGCCGTGGAACAGGAGCGATGGCTCGCAGCACGGCCTTTTCACGCCGAGTCATGCGCTGCGCCTCCGCCTCGCTGCGCTCGTGGTCATACCCGCACAAGTGGAGCACACCATGAATCAGCAGCACGGCTAACTCGTGGTCAACACCCTGCTCATGCCGACGCGCCTGGCGAATGGCTTGCGGGAGAGAAATGACGACGTCGCCCAGCAGAGATGAGGATGGCCCAGGGCCTTCCCTGGTCGCGAACGCCAGCACATCCGTTGTCTTGTCACGATGACGGAAGGTTCGATTTAGGCGCTGCATCCGTACGTCGCCGACGATCTCAAGACTCAACAGCGCCTCGGCGTCGCCGACGGCTTGCAATACCTGCAGGGCGAGTTTTTTGAGTGCCCCGAGACGGAGGTGGCACCTCCTCAGCCGCATGCCGATCACAACCGGCATTAATGCGACTGGCCCCAGGAACCTGCGGAAGGAGACGCGGGACGAGTGGGCTTAGAGTCCACGCGATGGCCCTTGGTCTGAGCCTCGCCTTTTCGTTGCTGAGCCGGATGCGCAGGACCAGCCGTGTGGCGATCGTAAGCTTTGATGATCTCCTGGACGAGGCGATGCCGCACAACGTCTCGCTCATCGAAGTAGACAAACTCGATCCCGGCAATGTCCTGAAGAATATCGCGCACCTCGATGAGACCCGACACCCGATCGGACGGCAGGTCGATCTGCGTAATGTCCCCCGTCACGACGGCCTTCGAATGAAATCCCAGCCGTGTGAGGAACATCTTCATTTGTTCGGCGGTCGCGTTTTGCGCTTCGTCCAAGATCACAAATGAATCGTTCAGTGTGCGGCCACGCATGAAAGCCAGGGGCGCGATTTCGATGTCCCCTCGCTCGATCAAGCGATTGGCCCGCTCCATATCCATCATGTCGAACAGCGCGTCATAGAGTGGCCGAAGGTACGGATTGACCTTGGCATACATATCGCCCGGCAAATACCCGAGCTTCTCGCCGGCTTCGACGGCGGGCCGCGCGAGGATGATGCGGCTTACATCTTTCTTCATCAGCGCACTGACCGCCATAGCCATGGCCAAGTAGGTCTTGCCCGTGCCTGCAGGACCGATACCGATCACGATGTCGTGCTTTTCGATCGCGTCCAGATAGTATTTCTGAGTTGGAGTCTTCGGAACGATGAACCGCTTCCGTGTCACGATGGGGGAAGCGCTGAAGAGCAGTTCTTTGAGGGAAGCGTCTTGATTGTGACGGAGGGCGGTCAGCGCGTGTGTGACGTCGTCTGACCGGAGATCGTAACCTTCATTAGTCAACGAGGCGAGTTCATTGAGCACCCGCTCGGCCTGCTTGACGGTCTCGGGCGTCCCCTCCACCGTCACTTCTTCACCCCGCGCCGAGCATCGCACCCCAAACTCTTCCTCAATCAACTTGAGGTGTCGATCGTGGTGCCCAAAGAGGGCTGCGGTATTCGTGCCTTCCCGTAGTTTGATCTTGCGCACGCCGGTGTCGAAAACCCCTTTCGTCAAGACGATAGGAAGATTCTAACAAACCGGGAAAGTCCGGAACAAGGGCGGAGGGGGCGCGCCAGAAAATAAGGAAACCCCTCGGAACAGATTAGCCTTGGGACGGAGACGCCGGCGGTGACTGAGCCGTGGAGGGAATCGAAAGTTCAAACTCCTGCCAGGCTGTACCGCCCTGACCATCTTCCGCCATCACCTTTACCCGGTGAGTCCCTGCAACACCTGCTGTAACATTCCACGTCAGTTGGCCCGTCACCTTATCGATCGTCATCCCTGGAGGACCAGTCTCCAACCCATAACTGACGCTATCTCCATCGGGATCCTTCGCCTGGACGACATATTCGTATTGCTCTCGACTCGTTAACGCGGTGGGAGTCGACAGGATTTGTGGTGGGGAATTCCCCAGCACAATCGGCACCGACCGAGCTGGAGCGGCGAGTGCATCCTGATCTCGCGCAACCACCTCGACTGCCACAATGTCTTTGCGGCCGAAACCCGCAGTATCAAGAACGTTGTCCTCCCCTTCCTTCACTTGCTTGTCATTCCGCCACCAACGGTACAGGTATTGGATGTCGTCATGGTCTGGATCAACCGCCTCAACTTTGGCAAAGACGCGATTTCCCTTGTCAGGCGAATCCGCCTCAATCGTGACGCGCGAGACGAGAGGCGGAGTATTCACCACAGTCACCGGATCCGTACGATAGGGGGGACTCTCTACCTGGCCGTCAGAGGCCACCACTTCAAGCGCAACTGTATCACCTCGCTTCACACGATCGGCCTCGAACTCAAACCCCGTCGCCCCCAGGACCGGACTTCCGTTCACGATCCACTGAAGTCGTGTTACCGGTTGGGTACCGTCCGGGTCGTCAACAGCCACATGCGCCGTGATAGGTCCCGCCAAGACGAGAGGATTTGGAACAATGGTTACCAGGCGGACGGTCGGAGGGTGGTTAGTCTTTGTGCTGCCTGCTGCACCCGCCCCATCCTGAGGAGATGACGAACACCCGCCGCAGACAGCAACCGCGAGGACCATCAATCCCAGACGGGTTGCCTGAGGAAAGGCAAGGGGACGGAGTCCCCCCACCCTCCCATGTAGCGCCTGCCTCAAAGTGACCATCACATGTTCGTCCATGAGAAGTATCGACTCCGTGGATCAATCGCAACGTTGG from Nitrospira sp. encodes:
- the ftsY gene encoding signal recognition particle-docking protein FtsY; the protein is MGWFQKLSAGLSKTRDAVTGQLDRLLGRAADPALLDELEVALISADLGMPVVERVMGQLRAQMRGGNFSSADKVRDLLRQSVLQILLPTQSASMEQLVAQGPRPFVILAVGVNGVGKTTTVAKLTQRFRQQGKKPLLVAGDTFRAAAIDQLQVWADRIEVDVIRHRPGADPAAVAYDGITAAKARGSDVVLIDTAGRLHTKTNLMDELRKIKRIVAQECQGAPHEVLLVLDATVGQNAIAQARQFHEAVGVTGIALTKLDGTARGGIVVAIADTFKIPVRLIGVGESVEDLQDFDAKAFVDALF
- the ybeY gene encoding rRNA maturation RNase YbeY, translated to MRLRRCHLRLGALKKLALQVLQAVGDAEALLSLEIVGDVRMQRLNRTFRHRDKTTDVLAFATREGPGPSSSLLGDVVISLPQAIRQARRHEQGVDHELAVLLIHGVLHLCGYDHERSEAEAQRMTRREKAVLRAIAPVPRLLVPRGSDRV
- a CDS encoding glycosyltransferase family 39 protein, whose product is MNGQHPSSQTPAQADRSIQPLALVLLLALAAVLFFVGLGSLGLTDRDEGRNAEAGREMYETGNYISPTFNYEPRFAKPVFVYWLMSLSYHVFGVSEFAARFPSAIFGIGLILLQYLFLTRCRGPVVGLFGAAMLLLNLEIIGLSRMALTDSVLIFFTTLSLYGFWLGLYGEGRERHYLWLFYIGMALATLTKGPIGFLIPMLAVGLYLWLTRSWSHFWRQGFPIPGLVLFLLLALPWYLMMLNIHGQRYTTSAQGDTIGRFFGTMEGHGGTLLFYLPVFLLGFFPWSSLLPFAWYQAYRSWKDSKQSGALPPSQTSVLDVHPLPHALEWFTAAWILGGLVFFSLSSTRLPHYIGPLFPAAAILTASYWNRCVTNQTTPGLRAAIHTMTAVGCILALAFASLPPLYAKFAGKLVDEFPLAGQVTLGPGPYTVASIFLLGMGLIAYFGFSETRRPAVFWVAGGSLALVVLAATQLTFPLVNHFVIEPPQQLAEVAGVNLGPNDRLILYGQPRPSLVFYAKRKAIVVPKNEEANIKPYLTQPGRTMILLPAALRNRLPFETMDYPVLLERYGYILLANQSLIHVPEEAEQPPIRIPGH
- a CDS encoding phosphatase PAP2 family protein: MIESGDGSAAPVTVQPEPPPASPPISAVLLSVIALLGSFAALFYIDIPILWFLRSHNLSALQSLGDLGEKLGNGGTLVTISLVLLGIGYMAKRQPLTRVALDSLLAHGVVAILVNGLKHIIGRPRPRLTHSGGWQWWPSLDSGLDSFPSGHTSATVAVVTVLARALPRYRWVPFALAAWVGASRVWRGSHFPGDVVAGMVLGFVVGSIFNGPLRWWGRSCAQALVRIAPVVLLLTGLFWVLTHRIVDPLTDHILLASGIMLVVGGVALRMGGRRNPASDGDMTRVAAAEGLVGLGLGVVTGAPVIIGLAGLLCFARWNGRVAYTDACVAASPSSSGHVLYAGGVLAVVVVIQACKGLVPLQ
- a CDS encoding M1 family aminopeptidase; this encodes MTGLYRLIRLGLLTICFLPAPVLAESVLQHPTIEHHQLALELRPDSHQLVATDRVTVAGGVPGQELAFSLALTLVLERVEDLTHCQDPCESAPSIPFVRNSASGQAESQRIILKQPPANLAGGAIRLNFVYHGVIDDPPRDPRHLRFVTPSETAGHIGPEGVYLSSESQWYPDLDDSLATYDVHITLPEGWAAVTQGTAQADASRWMVSTKSEALTVVANRFVVKTRAWKAQSGQSIQLATYLFPDEAALADEYLDASARYLDAYIPLLGAYPFSQFAVVENFFSSGLGMPSFTLLGSGVIKRHYTQPYALGHEIVHSWIGNGVFNRVSQGNWVEGLTTYLSNYYYHELTGDKAQAREQRRLMLLGYSVYVRPHEGYPLKSFAQKRDEKDNAIGYQKSAMVFHALRQEVGDAVFWRALKRIPERYLGAVADWSDVERIFQEEAGRDLRWFFAQWVERAGVPELALSGLRAQSIPGASGHANVIEATVHIAQRDEPYRASVELEFVLSEGRTQRVRVPLSAAQQDLVVPLAEPPSAVRLDPDYHLFRRVARSEMAPMLNLYVTDGQRTVVLAQDAAGRPGPFGDILQRIAAQEAAKPGAARTAVLESREGNRPAPPGSLLLLGDPRENPVAAEALRSCGERVRLLEDGFSVAGKTYEGATMALLVSCRRDEYPGSVVTLLYGVTPQALGRVARLLFFYGWQSYVVFHEGAVVARGDWEDMMSAEVPIETR
- a CDS encoding response regulator, encoding MMSTLLVIDDDRLHCDLLQMALARHGYQVSIATSGREGVVLFRQLRPLVTLLDLRMPEMDGLAVLKEIRAQDPRAGVIILGGGATEQLENQARELHVTDFLRKGLSLDVLIGAVHRVAQQARRQASSEQSRAAEEMDQLPDEQILVVDDDVMARDLLVRFLSLRGYQVRAAQDGREALRLIGDSAPDLLILDLAMPEMNGVEVLRALAARDYAGRTIILGGHHNDSLLAEAWALGPQEVLDKPIDLERALMAIQLVMVCREC
- a CDS encoding glycosyltransferase family 2 protein, with the translated sequence MTVTRPWASVVIPIKDERDNLVPLTEQLVKVLDGREESRSAPFELIFINDGSSDGSADILDGLAAQYRTVKVFHFDRNYGQSAAFDAGFKQSTGELVMTIDGDLQNDPADIATLLPHIKTFDLVCGWRKDRHDNLTRKISSRIANNVRSAVTGDRVHDTGCSLKLFRRPVVEKMQLFEGMHRFFPALALMHGFTVTEVPVRHYPRTRGTSKYGVGNRLFKGLYDLVAVRWMQHRCLRYQYRTAPTTSSPSVSAPTRL
- a CDS encoding lipid-A-disaccharide synthase N-terminal domain-containing protein; its protein translation is MTLDTIWLIIGFLGQGIFFMRWVVQWIASERHAESRVPTAFWYMSMIGGLITLAYAIYRQDPVFIAGQSIGSIVYLRNLMLIHRPNHTDSGTASPATKS